The stretch of DNA GAAACCGGTGACACTAGTTGGTGCCCCGGTATTTGACCAGTTCCACCGCCACGGTCCGCTCGACGGACCCGTTGCCGACGGGCCCCTCCGACACCGAAACCGCGTTCATCAACGTCTCGAGCACATGCCAGCCGAAACTCTCCCGGTTGGGCACGCCGCGTCGACTGAGGGGTGCACTGATCGTCACGTGCAACCCGGTTTCCGTCACGGCGAAGGAACACGTCAGTTCGGCGCTACCC from Rhodococcus opacus B4 encodes:
- a CDS encoding ATP-binding protein, yielding MAEVGEVRRMKTRSGVPVELRVAAEFEQLPVVRAVAETLAVLGDFTLDDVADIKLAVDEVCSELIAATPGSAELTCSFAVTETGLHVTISAPLSRRGVPNRESFGWHVLETLMNAVSVSEGPVGNGSVERTVAVELVKYRGTN